In Penicillium psychrofluorescens genome assembly, chromosome: 5, a single window of DNA contains:
- a CDS encoding uncharacterized protein (ID:PFLUO_008133-T1.cds;~source:funannotate) — protein sequence MARENITHVLSVLRLNTTDETTFAPYRHHFIDVDDVDDENLLEHFPAAIKFIQAGLDTGGGVLVHCAMGKSRSATICLAYLLHQQPGALTPQSALALLRECRPLCEPNDGFMEQLVLYHEMGCPEDVTGQPAYQRWLYRREVEESVACGRAPEMKSVRFEDEQPLSPQQEVDRAVEIKCRKCRRKLATTPFIVPHELGKNSAKSQTSMDCAHIFLHPLTWMRPSLFPSSPEDGSEDAPLSGRLTCPNSACGANIGKFAWQGMQCSCGGWVVPAIGLAKARVDMANQVNMARGAPAALGIRLPPGMRSSESNNPGSGRGNL from the exons ATGGCCAGGGAAAATATCACCCATGTGCTGTCCGTGCTCCGGCTGAACACAACTGACGAGACAACATTTGCACCCTATCGCCATCATTTCATagatgttgatgatgttgatgatgagaATCTTCTGGAGCATttccccgccgccatcaagtTCATCCAGGCCGGGCTGGATACCGGTGGTGGCGTGCTTGTGCATTG TGCAATGGGCAAGTCCCGCTCCGCTACTATCTGCCTTGCCTAcctgctccaccagcagccCGGAGCGCTCACACCGCAATCTgcgctggcgctgttgaGAGAGTGCCGGCCGCTATGTGAGCCAAATGATGGCTTTATGGAACAGCTCGTGCTGTACCACGAGATGGGCTGCCCAGAAGATGTCACCGGCCAGCCTGCGTATCAGCGATGGCTATATCGCCGCGAAGTCGAGGAAAGTGTAGCGTGTGGCCGGGCCCCCGAAATGAAGTCCGTCCGGTTCGAAGACGAGCAGCCACTTAGCCCCCAGCAGGAAGTAGACCGGGCGGTCGAGATCAAATGCCGGAAATGCAG GCGCAAGTTGGCAACAACCCCTTTCATCGTTCCTCACGAGCTGGGAAAGAACAGCGCCAAGTCCCAGACAAGTATGGACTGTGCGCACATCTTCTTACATCCGCTTACATGGATGCGCCCGAGTTTGTTCCCATCGTCACCAGAAGATGGGTCAGAGGACGCTCCGTTATCCGGGCGTCTGACCTGCCCCAACTCCGCCTGTGGGGCCAATATCGGCAAATTCGCATGGCAAGGCATGCAATGCAGCTGCGGTGGCTGGGTGGTGCCTGCGATCGGTCTTGCTAAGGCTCGAGTGGATATGGCGAACCAAGTGAACATGGCACGAGGCGCTCCCGCCGCACTCGGCATCCGCCTGCCTCCGGGAATGCGATCCTCTGAATCCAACAACCCTGGCTCAGGGCGCGGGAATCTTTGA
- a CDS encoding uncharacterized protein (ID:PFLUO_008134-T1.cds;~source:funannotate), with product MAMLLTNVYHLRRVADTSDKACLICYKPTTSVMITPDNKDFFYVCPAHLQDRHFCSPIVNAEAEAARRKEEAMAQEIEKVKKEYEEKQRRKKEREKKSEKDDDKKEKDTKDKEKGKDESEPKANDEKERDEKIDSIRKGGTGPKADDSPRIFSLHKNFYQMRVDRLRNIEMAKRNQERMKNPSLFPSVPTGDI from the exons ATGGCAATGCTATTAACCAACGTCTACCACCTCCGCCGGGTGGCAGACACATCTGACAAGGCATGCTTGATCTGCTACAAGCCCACAACAAGCGTGATGATCACGCCCGATAACAAG GATTTCTTCTACGTGTGCCCCGCACACCTACAAGACCGCCACTTTTGCTCTCCTATAGTCAATGCAGAAGCCGAAGCTGCCCGCCGCAAGGAGGAGGCAATGGCTCAGGAGATAGAGAAGGTGAAGAAAGAGTATGAGGAAAAGCAGCGGCGAAAGAAGGAGCGTGAAAAGAAGTctgagaaggatgatgatAAAAAGGAGAAAGATACCAAGGAtaaagagaaagggaaggatGAATCGGAGCCGAAAGCTAATGatgaaaaggaaagagatgAAAAG ATTGATTCAATTCGGAAGGGTGGGACGGGGCCTAAGGCTGATGATTCACCACGAATCTTTTCTTTACACAA AAACTTTTATCAAATGCGCGTTGATCGGCTGCGCAATATTGAAATGGCCAAGCGGAACCAggagagaatgaagaatccttctctctttccttctgtTCCCACTGGCGACATCTGA
- a CDS encoding uncharacterized protein (ID:PFLUO_008135-T1.cds;~source:funannotate) has protein sequence MAAAQPRPYRRIVTSALHRRFVHASALALLVCYIIAIAIGDKSSFLWSWFPIGACGFRTILLFLSSLVVFVLRVGQLHIGSRTTTSSLATFKYLFPLHVLQTFGWYLFSAWWFTEIYLWSSSATAHLEMVNRGRSYERPTLNERPIYLHTYHILLACAQAVAHLYYDYDSIPVPVAKRAPKAADDRTHPVPSTLKYIQSALPKAIASGITRSVVVAGVTPLVYKMLLRHIVWSWSLYFAKLFWNFSRSAAEPDTFLPPGFVGLVLRSLLSGGLLVLCWQTTNIFFSIFIGKEPLKRGQPLTSEAKDPNGSLLTGLKAKKPTVKAFALWELGLISQCLPERRKTIFNEIDRDNGSTWSQVLECATDVIKAITARVEAAQNPAPGVKPTPQGETAQPTLQTLPRLTDSPKSDNVFADSPKATSQRDKFGEAFSSAAKSYGQSPDWTPTARARARDVFDRASSAMLSPERKQKLIGSSQDLKLLTGGSATHKPENVHPFLAQILRSPIGQLFRQTFAQRASSIVLGTPESSLCSIVDAVESLSRLLVASLTEDQYGKVQADVPAAVRLFTQTIMTLEAFVHNGGLSAHWTDVHFPPSSKPEAQAEARRVPDVELVLDTLKNSLGELLTAFNPYLRDIGLGGKDLRLAKEAAGFAAPEATS, from the exons atggctgctgcacAACCCCGGCCGTACAGGCGCATCGTAACCTCGGCGCTGCACCGACGGTTTGTCCACGCCTCTGCGCTTGCGCTCCTCGTCTGCTACATCATTGCAATTGCGATCGGAGACAAGTCGTCCT TTCTCTGGTCATGGTTCCCCATTGGTGCATGTGGCTTTCGCACGATCCTGCTCTTTCTTTCGTCCcttgtcgtcttcgtcctGCGCGTCGGCCAACTGCACATTGGCTCAAGAACGACGACATCCTCGCTCGCCACTTTCAAATACCTGTTCCCACTTCATGTCCTCCAAACTTTTGGATGGTATCTCTTCTCCGCGTGGTGGTTTACGGAGATCTACCTctggtcctcctcggccaccgcccacctggagatggtgaaTCGCGGCAG ATCGTATGAACGGCCGACATTGAACGAAAGGCCCATCTACCTTCATACCTACCATATCCTTCTCGCGTGTGCACAGGCAGTGGCTCACCTCTACTATGACTACGATTCCATCCCAGTGCCCGTTGCCAAGCGTGCTCCGAAGGCCGCTGATGATCGTACGCACCCGGTGCCTTCGACGTTGAAATATATTCAAAGCGCTTTACCCAAGGCCATCGCGTCTGGTATCACCAGGAGCGTTGTGGTTGCCGGCGTCACCCCCTTGGTGTATAAGATGCTTCTCAGACATATCGTGTGGAGCTGGTCACTGTACTTTGCCAAGCTCTTCTGGAACTTCTCCCGGTCCGCTGCTGAACCCGACACGTTTCTTCCGCCAGGGTTTGTAGGTCTAGTCCTCCGATCACTTCTTTCTGGTGGACTGCTGGTCCTTTGCTGGCAGACGACGaacattttcttctctattttCATCGGCAAAGAGCCCCTCAAGCGGGGACAACCTCTTACTTCAGAAGCTAAGGATCCGAATGGCAGCCTGCTGACTGGCCTGAAGGCGAAAAAGCCGACTGTGAAAGCCTTTGCACTCTGGGAGCTCGGTCTCATCAGTCAATGCTTGCCTGAGCGTCGGAAGACCATTTTCAACGAGATCGATCGTGACAATGGCTCGACTTGGTCTCAAGTTCTAGAGTGTGCCACCGATGTGATCAAGGCCATTACAGCTAGGGTTGAGGCAGCCCAGAATCCTGCACCTGGTGTCAAGCCGACACCCCAGGGCGAGACTGCTCAGCCAACTCTCCAAACTCTGCCCCGATTAACCGACTCTCCTAAAAGTGACAACGTCTTTGCAGATTCCCCAAAGGCCACCTCACAACGGGACAAATTCGGCGAGGCCTTCAGCTCAGCAGCCAAATCATACGGACAGTCACCAGATTGGACGCCGACTGCacgagcccgagcccgtgATGTTTTCGACCGCGCCTCGTCGGCAATGCTCAGCCCTGAACGGAAACAGAAGCTTATTGGCTCTTCCCAAGATCTGAAGTTGCTCACCGGAGGCTCGGCAACACACAAGCCCGAGAATGTCCACCCATTCCTTGCACAGATTCTCCGGTCGCCGATCGGTCAACTGTTCCGACAGACATTTGCCCAGCGGGCGTCGAGTATCGTTCTGGGCACTCCCGAGTCATCTCTGTGTTCCATAGTTGACGCAGTGGAATCTTTGTCTCGACTCTTGGTTGCGAGCTTGACAGAAGACCAATATGGCAAGGTCCAGGCTGATGTTCCTGCTGCGGTGCGTCTGTTCACCCAGACCATCATGACTCTGGAGGCATTTGTTCACAACGGTGGCTTGAGTGCGCACTGGACAGATGTCCACTTCCCTCCATCCAGCAAGCCCGAGGCACAGGCTGAAGCACGTCGGGTCCCTGACGTAGAACTGGTCCTGGATACTCTGAAGAACTCTCTTGGAGAACTTCTGACTGCGTTCAACCCGTACTTGCGCGATATCGGTCTTGGAGGCAAGGATTTGCGGCTTGCAAAGGAAGCGGCTGGGTTTGCGGCGCCAGAGGCAACATCATGA
- a CDS encoding uncharacterized protein (ID:PFLUO_008136-T1.cds;~source:funannotate): MSFDRLNSLEAQPTTFRRSDDPQYRDDPDFDRLAESLSNQLFTLTSNITRLSEQVALIGTKRDTERVRERIHNLLEETRTGFKDAGEAIKKVQTWEEVNPSQKWTQQKLSTEFKASLDEFQTVQRRALEKQRSAVAAHAGAEDGGHPSGQGESQQQEQLLEQQSQLANQGEVDFQETLIIERESEIRNIEQSVGELNELFRDVAHIVHEQGGQLDIVSENVENVTQDTRGANTELRSAHRYQKQARNKACCLLVILAVILAIIVLAVVLG; this comes from the exons ATGTCTTTCGATCGCCTCAACTCCCTTGAGGCCCAGCCTACCACCTTCCGCCGGTCGGACGACCCGCAGTATCGCGATGACCCCGACTTTGACCGTCTCGCCGAGTCCCTGTCGAATCAACTGTTTACCCTGACCAGCAACATCACTAGACTCTCTGAACAGGTTGCCCTTATTGGAACCAAGCGCGATACGGAGCGAGTGCGTGAACGGATTCACAatctgctggaggagacCCGTACGGGGTTCAAGGACGCCGGAGAAGCAATCAAGAAGGTCCAGACCTGGGAGGAGGTCAAT CCCTCTCAAAAATGGACGCAGCAGAAGCTGTCCACCGAGTTCAAGGCCTCCCTAGATGAATTCCAGACGGTGCAGCGTCGCGCACTGGAGAAGCAGCGATCGGCAGTCGCTGCTCACGCTGGAGCGGAAGACGGCGGACACCCATCCGGCCAAGGCGAGTCGCAACAACAGGAGCAGCTACTcgagcagcagtcgcagcTGGCCAACCAGGGTGAAGTGGATTTCCAAGAGACGCTGATCATTGAGCGCGAGTCCGAGATCCGCAATATCGAGCAGAGTGTCGGCGAACTGAACGAGTTATTCCGGGATGTTGCACACATCGTCCATGAACAAGGCGGTCAGCTCGATATCGTCAGCGAGAACGTTGAAAACGTTACTCAGGACACCCGGGGCGCCAATACCGAGCTCCGTTCAGCCCATCGGTATCAGAAGCAGGCTCGCAATAAAGCGTGCTGTCTGCTCGTCATTCTTGCTGTCATTCTGGCTATCATTGTGCTCGCCGTCGTCCTCGGATAG
- a CDS encoding uncharacterized protein (ID:PFLUO_008137-T1.cds;~source:funannotate), whose protein sequence is MGAGASTPAPETPSCPVDHKAREVWLQQHRGSDSPHPPAPDAAASEQGQQPGTKSHRPLSADREVSTIPRAGDTATGVCPEGNKGAPSPYASSPNAASHGSPSNAESETGRDEATGNWIYPSEKQFFEALMRKGNTPASATSATELATSVASIIPIHNAVNERAWKQILEWEAKAPSTDPGSKKCGGPKLFSFRGLGVEPQFLSPRARVNGWLGYQRPFDRHDWIVERCGGDKVEYVIDFYQGKSTSNSGQSGLAANAGPGKLSFYLDVRPKLNSYEGWRMRFNRFTGL, encoded by the coding sequence ATGGGGGCCGGGGCAAGCACTCCTGCTCCAGAGACACCGTCGTGTCCGGTAGATCACAAAGCTCGAGAGGTCTGGTTGCAGCAGCACCGAGGCTCTGACTCCCCACATCCGCCAGCCCCCGATGCAGCAGCCTCCGAACAAGGCCAACAGCCAGGGACAAAATCACATCGCCCTCTATCCGCAGATCGAGAAGTGAGCACCATCCCTCGAGCCGGAGATACAGCCACAGGGGTATGTCCAGAAGGCAACAAAGGCGCACCATCTCCCTACGCGTCTTCCCCAAACGCAGCCTCGCACGGCAGCCCGTCCAATGCCGAATCCGAAACGGGCAGGGACGAGGCGACAGGCAACTGGATCTACCCGTCCGAGAAACAATTCTTTGAGGCATTGATGCGCAAAGGCAACACGCCTGCCTCCGCCACATCCGCCACGGAACTAGCTACATCGGTAGCTTCTATCATTCCCATTCACAATGCCGTCAACGAGCGCGCCTGGAAGCAAATTCTGGAATGGGAGGCTAAAGCTCCATCTACAGATCCGGGCAGCAAGAAGTGCGGAGGGCCGAAGCTATTTTCCTTCCGAGGACTTGGAGTGGAGCCACAGTTCCTCAGCCCGCGTGCGCGGGTCAATGGGTGGCTTGGTTACCAGCGGCCGTTCGATCGACATGACTGGATTGTTGAGCGATGTGGTGGAGATAAAGTGGAATACGTGATTGATTTCTATCAAGGCAAATCCACGAGCAATAGCGGTCAGTCGGGATTGGCAGCCAATGCGGGACCAGGCAAACTCAGCTTCTATTTGGATGTTCGGCCAAAACTCAACAGCTACGAAGGTTGGCGGATGAGGTTCAACCGGTTTACTGGCCTATAA
- a CDS encoding uncharacterized protein (ID:PFLUO_008138-T1.cds;~source:funannotate) has protein sequence MASDSSKPVYRATTTAPVNIAVIKYWGKRDVTLNLPTNPSLSVTLSQRSLRTLTTASCSAKFPKDDTLSLNGKPQDISSSKRTLACLSNLRSLRQQLEAADSSLPKLSVLSLRIVSENNFPTAAGLASSAAGFAALVRAVADLYQLPQSATELSRIARQGSGSACRSLMGGYVAWRSGDLADGSDSLAEEVAPASHWPEMRALILVVSAEKKDVPSTEGMQTTVGTSELFARRVESVVPERMAAIEAAIRDRDFPKFAEITMRDSNTFHATCLDSWPPIFYMNDVSRAAVRLVHDINSAVGRTVCAYTFDAGPNAVIYYEEKDSALVAGTAKAILGSNTEGWGGPFYETLANVTAPGVELDKIDPRVLSTLKDGVSRVILTGVGEGPVKVQDHLVSETGEIVTN, from the exons ATGGCGTCCGATTCCAGCAAGCCCGTCTATCGGGCCACTACTACTGCCCCGGTCAACATTGCTGTCATTAA GTACTGGGGCAAGCGCGATGTCACACTCAACCTCCCGACCAATCCGTCTCTCTCGGTGACCCTCTCTCAGCGCTCTCTTCGCACCTTGACTACCGCCTCCTGCTCGGCCAAGTTCCCCAAGGACGACACTCTTAGTCTCAATGGCAAGCCGCAGGAcatttcttcctcgaagCGCACTCTCGCCTGTCTTTCCAATTTGCGATCCCTCCGTCAGCAACTTGAAGCCGCCGATTCCTCGCTTCCAAAGCTCTccgttctctctctccggATCGTGTCCGAGAATAACTTCCCTACCGCGGCCGGTCTTGCGAGCTCCGCCGCCGGGTTCGCGGCTCTGGTTCGTGCCGTTGCCGATCTCTACCAATTGCCTCAGTCTGCCACGGAGCTGAGCAGGATTGCCCGTCAGGGGTCCGGTTCTGCGTGCCGGTCTCTCATGGGCGGTTACGTCGCCTGGCGCAGCGGCGATCTTGCAGATGGTAGTGACAgtctggccgaggaggtcgcgCCGGCCTCGCATTGGCCGGAGATGCGGGCGTTGATTCTGGTTGTCagcgcggagaagaaggatgttCCTAGCACGGAGGGAATGCAGACCACCGTGGGCACCTCGGAGCTCTTCGCTCGGAGAGTCGAGTCCGTCGTGCCCGAGCGTATGGCTGCCATTGAGGCCGCTATCCGGGACCGGGACTTCCCCAAGTTTGCCGAGATTACCATGCGCGATTCCAACACGTTCCACGCTACCTGTCTGGACTCGTGGCCCCCGATTTTCTACATGAATGACGTTTCCCGCGCCGCTGTACGCCTGGTCCACGATATCAACAGTGCCGTTGGTCGCACAGTCTGCGCATACACCTTTGACGCAGGCCCGAACGCCGTCATCTACTACGAAGAGAAGGACTCcgcgctcgtcgccggcACGGCCAAGGCCATTCTGGGCTCGAACACTGAGGGCTGGGGCGGCCCCTTCTACGAGACGCTGGCCAACGTCACCGCTCCAGGCGTTGAGTTGGATAAGATCGATCCCCGCGTCCTGAGCACACTCAAGGATGGTGTGAGCCGAGTCATTCTGACCGGTGTCGGTGAAGGACCTGTTAAGGTTCAAGACCATCTTGTGAGCGAAACCGGTGAGATCGTCACCAACTAA
- a CDS encoding uncharacterized protein (ID:PFLUO_008139-T1.cds;~source:funannotate): MMFKSAVIALATVGAAVAQRPSNTSICDYYTTALLKTNNATNQYTLLTLLVNTVVIGNYTQPNVGVSVPGILNPDGMYNGTKVNLMPYFDGGLASSNTGGKMGVAKNFLDGGAAAPLMKNMPANDKTSNQYMLMTHLYEFFGDLLGCSMVGMKGFPAYAGQASMYEVHKFMVLDPNQVGYFVQQVGLAAASFGVAKSDITAVAQALESLFDYRCGPKTTVIKSQGANYQSICTDEMCPLAMNNTCAAQPSMKQPIAANMTLAAGEGRPSSGSGSGSGSGSGSGSPTGSGSSSTTTANAAIQSTPGFAGLLSAIVALLAL, encoded by the exons ATGATGTTCAAATCTGCCGTTATTGCTTTGGCCACCGTTGGTGCCGCTGTTGCCCAGCGCCCGTCCAACACGTCTATTTGCGACTACTACACGACCGCATTGCTCAAAAccaacaatgccaccaaCCAGTACACTCTCCTGACCCTGCTAGTCAACACTGTCGTCATCGGCAACTACACCCAGCCCAACGTTGGCGTGAGTGTTCCTGGTATCTTGAACCCGGATGGCATGTACAATGGGACCAAGGTCAACTTGATGCCCTACTTCGATGGTGGTCTCGCTTCCTCGAATACCGGAGGAAAGATGGGTGTCGCCAAGAACTTCCTGGATGGAGGTGCTGCTGCCCCTCTCATGAAGAACATGCCCGCCAATGACAAGACATCGAACCAATA CATGCTCATGACTCACCTCTACGAGTTCTTCGGCGATCTTCTTGGCTGCTCCATGGTTGGCATGAAAGGATTCCCCGCCTACGCTGGACAGGCTAGCATGTACGAAGTTCACAA GTTCATGGTTCTCGACCCCAACCAGGTGGGCTACTTCGTTCAGCAAGTCGGcctggctgctgcttctttcGGTGTCGCCAAGTCGGACATTACCGCCGTCGCCCAGGCCCTTGAGTCCCTGTTTGACTACCGCTGCGGACCCAAGACTACCGTCATCAAGTCCCAGGGCGCCAACTACCAGAGCATTTGCACTGACGAGATGTGCCCTCTCGCCATGAACAACACTTGCGCCGCTCAGCCGTCGATGAAGCAGCCTATCGCTGCCAACATGACCCTGGCAGCTGGTGAGGGTCGCCCGTcctctggatctggatctggatctgggtctgggtctggatctggatctccCACGGGCTCGGGCTCCAGCTCCACTACGACTGCGAATGCTGCCATTCAGTCGACTCCCGGGTTTGCTGGTCTGCTTTCGGCTATTGTGGCCCTCCTGGCCTTGTAA
- a CDS encoding uncharacterized protein (ID:PFLUO_008140-T1.cds;~source:funannotate) translates to MTAHTKSRYGCDHCRRRRVKCDEQGPPCTNCVLRQLENCTYSRVLPESLIANARRESHGTIPTSPTIVNLLNGVAPTSPPPPRAVEDLELMHQFAADTYKSLCVSDLETHTWQWLVPRLAFKHRYLMHGILALASLHIATTLEPAEARTYIDTGLEYHSLSLGPFRLVIDNLTPENCDAAFALSVVTTAISLALPRLTAARENISSIVENIITVFELLQGVKRILVLGESWINLELFSQGQYWKDTAATLDEDTDSALTQLAALNEQTKASGDETHYRINKDVIEHLRHCFMKFSCSPDPAPVLAWLAAVDKGFVDSLRQRRPFSLLVLAYWGLLLNELDGQRWWARGSGRALVSELLNALDAEDLLWESCLAWVQRKISLKSRAPQSDISSPLV, encoded by the exons ATGAC AGCACACACGAAATCCCGCTACGGCTGCGACCACTGCCGGCGAAGGAGGGTCAAGTGCGACGAACAAGGGCCGCCCTGCACCAACTGCGTACTACGACAACTGGAGAACTGCACATATTCTCGAGTCCTCCCCGAATCTCTGATAGCTAACGCCCGACGCGAGAGCCATGGGACAATTCCGACGAGTCCGACCATCGTCAATCTGCTGAACGGGGTGGCACCAACTTCACCGCCCCCACCTCGTGCCGTCGAGGACCTGGAACTGATGCATCAGTTCGCGGCGGACACATACAAAAGCCTCTGTGTTAGTGACTTAGAAACGCATACATGGCAATGGCTCGTCCCGCGGCTGGCGTTCAAGCACCGCTACTTGATGCACGggatcctcgcgctcgcgtCTCTGCACATCGCCACGACTCTCGAGCCTGCCGAAGCGCGCACCTACATTGACACAGGCCTCGAGTACCACAGTCTCAGCCTTGGGCCGTTCCGCCTAGTAATCGATAACCTGACGCCTGAAAACTGCGACGCGGCATTCGCGCTGTCCGTCGTCACGACGGCAATCAGTCTCGCCTTGCCGCGACTTACCGCGGCGCGTGAGAACATAAGCAGCATCGTGGAAAATATAATCACCGTTTTTGAGCTGTTACAGGGCGTGAAAAGGATCCTGGTACTCGGTGAATCCTGGATTAACCTAGAGCTATTCTCGCAAGGCCAATATTGGAAGGATACCGCGGCGACCCTGGACGAGGATACCGACAGCGCGTTGACCCAGCTAGCTGCGCTGAACGAGCAGACCAAGGCCAGTGGCGATGAGACTCATTACAGGATTAATAAAGATGTCATTGAGCATCTGCGTCACTGTTTCATGAAATTCTCCTGCTCGCCTGACCCTGCGCCGGTCCTGGCATGGCTGGCGGCCGTGGATAAGGGGTTTGTGGATAGCTTGCGGCAGAGACGGCCGTTTTCGCTTCTGGTCCTTGCGTACTGGGGCCTGCTTTTGAATGAACTTGATGGGCAGCGATGGTGGGCTCGTGGCTCTGGCCGGGCACTCGTGTCTGAGCTGCTAAATGCTttggatgccgaggatctcTTGTGGGAGAGTTGTTTGGCTTGGGTACAGCGGAAAATCTCTTTGAAGAGCCGCGCGCCTCAGTCAGATATCTCCTCCCCGTTAGTCTAG